The following proteins come from a genomic window of Megalobrama amblycephala isolate DHTTF-2021 linkage group LG1, ASM1881202v1, whole genome shotgun sequence:
- the LOC125274033 gene encoding uncharacterized protein LOC125274033, whose product MSRTTDPAGHWKDLETWLSVVTDSLLPKAAETLKHQTQDQLDDNIASLMKQDPSQSYSHKELAKITGSLSHTLIATLKLSDRQAAHRQQELTHAQRRIEQLELEAQERQEGPDEVEQGAKEEINRLKETLAATTQEMERGRADYADLSDKLQYAEQLLEKAKADFRDKNSRIKALETHLNESRNEVSRLKQQLDYIKEESDSIKEELKHAYELRCEPSRTRRTPISPLPSRTGSPVPGLAHDQKGAVPKQSPAPSEESYLPAKLKERAPASYRSSHGLDLRDLDKLARNIGKFTPNVPGSPNVQSYLQDIDFHLEMRPNVTDKDRLYLLRATSSSEVRSFLDRQPAHTKTDYHLLREALIREFADPESERGLVAALETKQGRHETPQVFYSRLRLAYFGSRNEQNMEEELNFKTLFLRNLHPGVSHHLGVLACPRTMSAQQLRDLAHKAYCKQKMALEKGTKTTTVLDFNTQSQGLALEGTQRQDLAKPTPKEWNASSSNREWDSHTGTRPKQRDNRWDGPRGRQRSPGRQWENSWNQSRPHESHWEKTWNHPSSFGNPRGKSSWESKGKRQTHPGATSPRNRRKNSQRFQADRAQNESIPEQKTSPCFDSQELMKMMMKEFFQRKEDDRKWEEKAKPDSS is encoded by the coding sequence ATGTCTCGCACAACAGACCCTGCTGGACACTGGAAGGATCTGGAGACCTGGCTAAGTGTTGTAACAGACAGCCTCCTACCTAAGGCCGCTGAAACACTAAAGCATCAGACACAGGACCAGCTGGATGACAACATAGCAAGCCTCATGAAACAGGACCCAAGCCAGAGCTACAGTCACAAAGAACTAGCCAAGATCACCGGCTCCTTAAGCCACACACTCATCGCCACCCTCAAACTGAGCGACAGGCAAGCCGCCCATCGCCAGCAGGAGCTGACACATGCACAACGACGCATCGAACAGCTGGAGCTGGAGGCTCAGGAACGACAAGAAGGGCCTGATGAAGTGGAACAAGGCGCAAAAGAGGAGATCAACAGGCTAAAAGAGACCCTAGCAGCTACTACGCAAGAAATGGAACGAGGCAGAGCAGACTACGCTGACCTCTCCGACAAGCTACAGTACGCAGAACAGCTACTGGAAAAAGCAAAGGCTGACTTCAGAGACAAGAACAGCCGAATTAAAGCTCTCGAAACTCACCTGAATGAGTCAAGAAATGAGGTCAGCCGCCTAAAACAACAGCTTGACTACATCAAAGAAGAGTCTGACAGTATTAAAGAGGAACTCAAGCATGCATATGAATTGCGCTGTGAGCCGTCAAGAACACGTCGGACACCGATTTCACCTTTGCCAAGCAGGACCGGCTCCCCTGTTCCTGGACTGGCACATGATCAGAAGGGGGCAGTGCCAAAACAGTCACCTGCTCCCTCCGAAGAATCCTACCTCCCCGCTAAGCTAAAAGAACGTGCTCCAGCCAGCTACAGATCATCTCATGGCTTGGACCTCAGAGACCTTGACAAGCTTGCTAGAAACATTGGCAAATTCACTCCAAATGTGCCAGGTAGTCCAAATGTTCAGAGTTATCTGCAAGATATTGACTTCCATCTGGAAATGAGACCCAATGTCACTGACAAAGATAGACTTTATTTGCTCAGAGCCACATCCAGCTCTGAAGTGCGCAGCTTCCTGGACCGGCAGCCTGCCCACACAAAGACTGATTACCACCTGCTCCGAGAAGCTCTCATCAGAGAGTTTGCCGACCCTGAGTCAGAACGAGGACTAGTGGCTGCCCTGGAAACAAAACAAGGTCGTCACGAAACTCCTCAAGTCTTCTATAGCCGACTAAGGCTAGCATACTTCGGGTCTCGCAACGAACAGAACATGGAGGAGGAATTGAACTTCAAAACTCTCTTCCTGAGAAACCTCCATCCTGGGGTGAGCCACCATCTCGGCGTCCTTGCCTGTCCACGCACAATGAGTGCTCAACAGTTAAGAGACTTGGCGCACAAAGCCTACTGTAAACAGAAGATGGCCTTAGAAAAGGGCACCAAAACCACCACAGTTCTTGACTTCAACACACAGAGTCAAGGGCTGGCCCTAGAGGGCACCCAGCGTCAAGACCTTGCCAAGCCGACACCCAAAGAGTGGAATGCATCTTCGTCCAACAGAGAGTGGGACTCCCACACTGGTACTCGACCTAAACAGAGAGACAACCGCTGGGATGGACCACGTGGACGACAACGCTCACCTGGACGTCAATGGGAAAATTCATGGAACCAATCAAGACCTCATGAGAGTCATTGGGAGAAAACCTGGAATCACCCAAGCTCATTTGGAAACCCCAGAGGAAAAAGCTCATGGGAATCCAAGGGAAAACGACAAACACACCCTGGAGCAACCAGCCCAAGGAATCGACGAAAAAACTCACAAAGATTCCAAGCTGACAGAGCTCAAAATGAATCCATACCAGAACAAAAGACTTCACCTTGTTTCGACTCTCAAGAGCTGATGAAAATGATGATGAAAGAGTTCTTCCAACGAAAGGAGGACGACCGGAAGTGGGAAGAGAAAGCGAAACCAGATTCATCCTGA